In the genome of Raphanus sativus cultivar WK10039 chromosome 4, ASM80110v3, whole genome shotgun sequence, one region contains:
- the LOC108853863 gene encoding probable BOI-related E3 ubiquitin-protein ligase 2: MHCIENKSLFPEKQTDQTLLILFITSFSVLSLLKEKQSLFFSVLAVKEMAIQAQLSYNNAPFIGTGGPEFSLINDDGGIQIDQSYTNQQALFHHQQNRSQGFLDVHMEKQRQEIDQFIRIQSESLRYALQEQRKQETETILRKMETKALVLMAHKEEEMSRALSKNMELENLLRKMETENQTWQRTARENEAMVATLNSTLEQVRERAAACRDDGTAAEDEGSFCGGDDGDNFPMSSCCLNCGSSGETRVVFLPCRHLCCCTGCEDGLALCPICNTPKKNRIEAFVF, from the exons ATGCATTGTATTGAAAACAAAAGTTTATTTCCCGAGAAACAAACGGATCAGACCCTTTTGATTCTCTTTATTACTTCGTTCTCTGTTCTTTctttgttaaaagaaaaacaaagccTTTTCTTCTCAGTTTTAGCTGTAAAGGAGATGGCAATACAAGCGCAGCTGAGTTACAACAACGCTCCGTTCATCGGAACTGGTGGCCCCGAGTTTTCGCTGATCAACGACGATGGCGGAATCCAAATCGACCAGTCGTATACGAACCAACAAGCTCTGTTTCACCATCAACAGAACCGTTCTCAGGGCTTTTTAGACGTTCATATGGAGAAACAGAGGCAAGAGATCGATCAGTTCATCAGAATACAG AGCGAGAGTTTGAGATATGCGTTGCAAGAACAGAGGAAGCAAGAAACAGAGACGATCTTGAGGAAGATGGAGACGAAAGCTCTGGTTTTGATGGCGCACAAGGAAGAAGAGATGTCGAGAGCGTTGAGCAAGAACATGGAGCTCGAGAATCTTCTGAGGAAGATGGAAACGGAGAACCAAACGTGGCAGAGAACGGCTCGTGAGAACGAAGCGATGGTCGCGACGCTCAACTCGACGCTTGAACAGGTTCGTGAGAGAGCCGCGGCGTGTCGCGACGACGGTACAGCGGCGGAGGACGAAGGGTCTTTCTGCGGAGGAGACGACGGAGATAATTTTCCGATGAGTAGTTGTTGCTTGAACTGTGGGTCTAGTGGAGAGACGAGAGTGGTGTTTCTGCCGTGTAGGCATCTCTGTTGCTGCACGGGTTGTGAGGATGGTCTAGCTCTCTGTCCGATCTGTAATACACCCAAGAAGAATAGAATCGAGGCCTTTGTTTTCTAG
- the LOC108848408 gene encoding catalase-2 has translation MDPYKYRPASSYNSPFFTTNSGAPVWNNNSSMTVGPRGPILLEDYHLVEKLANFDRERIPERVVHARGASAKGFFEVTHDISNLTCADFLRAPGVQTPVIVRFSTVIHERGSPETLRDPRGFAVKFYTREGNFDLVGNNFPVFFIRDGMKFPDMVHALKPNPKSHIQENWRVLDFFSHHPESLNMFTFLFDDIGIPQDYRHMEGSGVNTYMLINKSGKAHYVKFHWKPTCGVKSLLEEDAIRVGGTNHSHATQDLYDSIAAGNYPEWKLFVQIIDPADEDKFDFDPLDVTKTWPEDLLPLQPVGRMVLNKNIDNFFAENEQLAFCPAIIVPGIHYSDDKLLQTRVFSYADTQRHRLGPNYLQLPVNAPKCAHHNNHHEGFMNFMHRDEEVNYFPSRYDPVRHAEKYPTPPAVCSGKRERCIIEKENNFKEPGERYRSFTPERQERFIGRWIDALSDPRITHEIRNIWISYWSQADKSLGQKLASRLNVRPSI, from the exons ATGGATCCTTACAAG TATCGTCCAGCGAGTTCATACAACTCTCCATTCTTCACCACCAACTCTGGTGCTCCTGTATGGAACAACAACTCCTCCATGACCGTTGGACCcagag GTCCTATCCTTCTTGAGGATTACCATCTCGTCGAGAAGCTTGCTAACTTCGACAGGGAGCGTATTCCAGAGCGTGTGGTTCATGCTAGAGGAGCCAGTGCGAAGGGTTTCTTTGAGGTCACTCATGATATATCCAACCTCACGTGTGCTGACTTCCTCAGAGCTCCAGGTGTTCAGACTCCAGTCATTGTTCGTTTCTCCACTGTCATCCATGAGCGTGGAAGTCCCGAGACCTTGAGAGACCCTCGTGGCTTTGCAGTCAAGTTCTACACCAGAGAG GGGAACTTTGATCTTGTCGGAAACAACTTCCCTGTCTTCTTCATCCGTGACGGGATGAAATTCCCTGACATGGTCCACGCTCTCAAGCCAAACCCCAAATCTCACATCCAAGAGAACTGGAGAGTCCTTGACTTCTTCTCCCACCACCCTGAGAGCCTCAACATGTTCACTTTCCTCTTTGATGACATTGGTATCCCACAAGACTACAGGCACATGGAAGGTTCAGGTGTCAACACATACATGTTGATCAACAAATCCGGCAAAGCACACTACGTGAAGTTCCACTGGAAACCAACTTGTGGAGTCAAGTCTCTGTTAGAAGAAGATGCAATCCGCGTCGGTGGAACCAACCATAGCCACGCAACTCAGGACTTGTACGACTCCATCGCTGCTGGTAACTACCCTGAGTGGAAGCTCTTTGTTCAGATAATCGATCCGGCTGATGAAGACAAGTTCGACTTTGACCCTCTCGATGTGACCAAGACCTGGCCTGAGGATCTCTTGCCTCTCCAGCCCGTTGGTCGTATGGTGTTGAACAAGAACATTGATAACTTCTTTGCGGAGAATGAGCAGCTTGCTTTCTGTCCTGCTATCATCGTTCCGGGGATACACTACTCTGATGACAAGCTGCTTCAAACACGTGTCTTCTCCTATGCGGATACTCAGAGACACCGTCTTGGACCTAACTACCTTCAGTTACCGGTCAATGCTCCGAAATGTGCTCACCACAACAACCACCATGAGGGCTTCATGAATTTCATGCACAGGGACGAGGAg GTTAACTACTTCCCTTCGAGGTACGACCCGGTTCGCCATGCTGAGAAGTATCCAACTCCACCAGCAGTCTGCTCTGGGAAGCGTGAGAGG TGTATTATTGAGAAAGAGAACAACTTCAAGGAGCCTGGAGAGAGATACCGTTCTTTTACCCCAGAGAG GCAAGAACGTTTCATCGGTCGATGGATTGATGCTCTATCAGACCCTCGCATCACACATGAAATCCGCAACATCTGGATCTCTTACTGGTCTCAG GCTGATAAGTCACTGGGACAGAAGCTGGCAAGCCGTCTGAACGTGAGACCAAGCATCTAA